A single window of Nocardia sp. NBC_01327 DNA harbors:
- the ligD gene encoding non-homologous end-joining DNA ligase: MASKSASPAVELAVGEQTVRVSNPDRVYFPETGATKFDLVQYYLSVGDGIVNALRDRPCMMHRFPKGLPGGKVHQKRVPAGAPDWIPTVQLYFPRYGRTADELCVEKLADVVWAVQMSTVEFHPWNSRRFDTEMPDEWRIDLDPMPDCPWSRVQRVAGVVQEVLDELGAVGWPKTSGGKGLHVYVRTTPRFGFQEVRRAALAFAREVERRAPDDVTTAWWRKDRDPSQLFVDYNQNARDHTIAAAYSVRGVPEATVSTPIRWDELPDLHPRDFTMSTVPARYAELGDLHAGIDEAVFDLEPLLEWADRDKVDIADLDED, translated from the coding sequence GTGGCCAGTAAATCGGCGTCGCCGGCCGTGGAGTTGGCGGTGGGCGAGCAGACGGTGCGCGTATCCAATCCGGATCGGGTGTATTTCCCCGAGACCGGGGCTACCAAGTTCGATCTGGTGCAGTACTACCTGAGCGTGGGGGACGGGATCGTCAATGCGCTGCGGGATCGGCCGTGCATGATGCACCGGTTTCCCAAGGGTCTGCCCGGCGGCAAGGTGCATCAGAAGCGGGTGCCCGCCGGTGCGCCGGACTGGATTCCCACTGTGCAGCTGTATTTTCCGCGCTACGGGCGCACCGCCGACGAACTGTGTGTCGAAAAGCTCGCCGATGTCGTGTGGGCGGTGCAGATGTCGACGGTGGAGTTCCACCCCTGGAATTCCCGCCGCTTCGACACCGAGATGCCCGACGAATGGCGGATCGACCTGGATCCGATGCCGGACTGCCCATGGTCGCGAGTGCAGCGGGTGGCCGGTGTGGTGCAGGAGGTGCTCGACGAACTCGGTGCGGTCGGCTGGCCGAAAACCTCCGGCGGCAAGGGATTACACGTGTACGTGCGCACCACACCCCGCTTCGGCTTCCAGGAGGTGCGCCGGGCCGCGCTGGCCTTCGCCCGCGAGGTCGAGCGCCGCGCCCCGGACGACGTCACCACCGCCTGGTGGCGCAAGGACCGCGACCCGAGCCAACTATTCGTCGACTACAACCAGAACGCCCGCGACCACACCATCGCGGCCGCGTATTCGGTCCGCGGCGTCCCGGAGGCCACGGTGTCCACCCCGATCCGCTGGGACGAACTCCCCGACCTGCACCCCCGCGATTTCACCATGTCCACGGTCCCCGCGCGCTACGCCGAACTGGGTGACCTGCACGCCGGCATCGACGAAGCCGTCTTCGACCTCGAACCGCTGCTGGAATGGGCCGACCGCGACAAGGTCGACATAGCCGACCTCGACGAGGACTGA
- a CDS encoding helix-turn-helix domain-containing protein — protein sequence MTNSLQQAREALGERLRELRQSAGLSGSELARRAGWHQTRIPKIEYGRTKPSIADIQVWCTLTGAQSEMPNLVATLRNIETSYREWRRTLSGGTKQKQHEILHLMQQSKVIRAYQPSLIPGLLQTAEYASTVLRRSIKFHGIPDDLDEGVSKRIERQQILYRGDHRFHILMGEQALYNTVGGDSVMIGQLDRLLAAMGLPRVTFGIVPMSAELPMQLTNFVMFDQRRVTVESISAELTVTQPREIKLYHRTFDVLVGQSVSPCVSG from the coding sequence GTGACCAATTCTCTACAGCAAGCGCGCGAAGCTCTCGGGGAACGCCTCCGGGAGCTTCGCCAGTCCGCCGGACTCAGCGGTAGCGAGCTTGCCCGCAGGGCCGGATGGCATCAGACCAGGATACCCAAGATCGAATACGGCAGGACGAAACCGTCGATCGCCGACATCCAGGTGTGGTGCACCCTTACCGGGGCCCAGAGTGAGATGCCGAATCTTGTTGCTACGCTGCGGAATATAGAGACCTCGTATCGCGAGTGGCGGCGAACGCTCAGCGGTGGGACCAAACAGAAACAGCACGAGATCCTGCATCTGATGCAGCAGTCCAAGGTGATCCGCGCCTATCAGCCGTCCCTGATACCAGGACTTCTTCAGACCGCGGAATACGCTTCCACGGTCCTGCGCAGGTCGATCAAATTCCACGGGATACCCGATGATCTCGATGAGGGAGTCTCCAAACGCATTGAGCGCCAGCAGATTCTCTACCGAGGGGACCACCGGTTTCATATCCTCATGGGCGAGCAAGCTTTGTACAACACTGTCGGCGGGGACTCGGTCATGATCGGGCAGTTGGACAGACTACTGGCCGCGATGGGATTACCCCGGGTCACCTTCGGGATCGTGCCGATGAGCGCCGAACTGCCGATGCAGTTGACCAACTTCGTCATGTTCGACCAGCGCAGGGTAACCGTCGAGTCGATTTCCGCGGAACTCACCGTTACCCAACCGCGAGAAATCAAGCTCTATCACCGAACCTTCGATGTCCTGGTTGGGCAGTCGGTGTCCCCCTGCGTGTCAGGGTGA
- a CDS encoding DUF6879 family protein: MLLRQPSPWPELFRLAEQEAFHLEVRDAYSVPSESESLRRFLNGATPVPEYGRRPWTELVQETVGRGVRVTRVRVVTVPHSDYQRWLLSITAGNVDAGEDIRYLPRHLAGDVPSDDWWLFDGTTVGFNLVDNDGRPSGAAITTDPGIAAYCRGVKEKLWRSAVPFNEYEREL, encoded by the coding sequence GTGTTACTGCGGCAGCCTAGTCCGTGGCCTGAGCTGTTCCGGCTGGCCGAGCAGGAGGCATTCCATCTGGAGGTGAGAGACGCCTACTCTGTTCCCAGTGAGTCCGAATCGCTGCGCCGATTCCTCAACGGTGCAACACCGGTACCGGAGTACGGCAGGCGACCGTGGACGGAGCTTGTTCAGGAAACCGTCGGTCGCGGAGTGCGGGTGACTCGGGTCCGTGTAGTCACGGTGCCGCACAGCGACTATCAGCGCTGGCTGCTTTCGATCACGGCGGGCAATGTAGATGCCGGAGAAGACATTCGCTATCTGCCTCGACACCTTGCCGGGGACGTGCCCTCGGATGACTGGTGGCTGTTCGACGGCACGACAGTGGGTTTCAACCTGGTAGACAATGACGGCAGACCCTCCGGAGCGGCAATAACCACCGACCCCGGCATCGCGGCGTACTGCCGGGGAGTGAAGGAAAAGCTGTGGCGATCGGCGGTCCCGTTCAATGAATACGAACGTGAACTCTGA
- a CDS encoding TetR/AcrR family transcriptional regulator, producing MARWEPGARERLVLAAVDLFTELGYDATTVAQIAERAGVTKSTFFRHFSDKRELLAAGQEALSQLLTEGIAEAPAHATPLEAVAAGLERASTAMGPMNRELAPRLQAAIAANSELQARDALKSVGLAEAMATALRARAIPAPTAHLAAELGVLAFKQGYAQWLQATPDAPLAPYALAALEALHAATKSLT from the coding sequence ATGGCGAGATGGGAACCCGGGGCACGTGAGCGACTAGTCCTGGCCGCAGTGGACCTGTTCACCGAGCTGGGCTACGACGCGACCACCGTCGCCCAGATAGCCGAACGCGCCGGCGTCACCAAGAGCACCTTCTTCCGTCACTTCTCCGACAAACGAGAACTCCTCGCCGCCGGCCAAGAGGCCCTGAGCCAACTCCTGACCGAGGGCATCGCCGAGGCCCCCGCCCATGCCACCCCCCTCGAAGCCGTCGCCGCCGGCCTCGAACGCGCCTCCACCGCCATGGGCCCGATGAACCGCGAACTAGCTCCCCGCCTTCAAGCCGCAATAGCCGCCAACAGCGAACTCCAAGCCCGCGACGCCCTCAAAAGCGTCGGCCTAGCCGAGGCCATGGCCACCGCCCTCCGCGCCCGCGCCATCCCCGCCCCCACCGCCCACCTCGCCGCAGAACTAGGCGTCCTAGCCTTCAAACAGGGCTACGCCCAATGGCTCCAAGCCACCCCCGACGCCCCCCTCGCCCCCTACGCCCTCGCCGCCCTCGAAGCCCTGCACGCAGCGACCAAGTCCCTCACCTGA
- a CDS encoding IS3 family transposase (programmed frameshift), producing MGSPGPRGDEPKRRRAFSAADKLAYLQAYEQAIEHGDGGGYLRREGLYSSQISEWRKQRDAGVLSGKKPGEKVGKLTAEQAEIARLTAELARANKRLVTTEAALDIMGKAHALLESLSERADFRRAAQKALTTAYMSLTDAGAGTRRAAVLTGLVRSTANRRRKAAAAPSSGVPQPVSDPVNKLSEFERRAILEKLGSAGFVDLAPLQVFAQLLDEGTYLCSVSTMYRVLGENKQVKERRRLARHPAKVCPELVATAPRQVYSWDITKLAGPVKGQYFDAYVMIDIYSRYIVGVHVHNHESGVLATELMKEIFGVHGIPQVVHADRGTSMTSKSVAALLADLEVTRSHSRPRVSNDNPFSEALFKTLKYGPEFPERFRSLTEARQFMDSFAGWYNHQHRHTGIGLHTPADVHYGLATDKAAARQAVLAQARARHPHRFGTTTAPKILDLPETVWINRPADDATQEADTTAA from the exons ATGGGTTCTCCAGGGCCGCGTGGTGACGAGCCGAAGCGGCGGCGTGCGTTCAGCGCAGCGGACAAGTTGGCGTATCTGCAGGCCTACGAGCAGGCGATCGAACACGGCGACGGTGGCGGGTATCTGCGCCGAGAAGGGCTGTATTCCTCGCAGATCAGCGAGTGGCGCAAGCAGCGCGACGCGGGGGTCCTCTCCGGTAAGAAACCGGGTGAGAAGGTCGGTAAACTGACCGCTGAGCAAGCCGAAATCGCACGTCTGACAGCGGAATTAGCGCGTGCCAACAAACGTCTCGTCACTACCGAGGCCGCCCTGGACATCATGGGAAAAGCACACGCTCTCTTGGAATCTCTCTCCGAGAGAGCGGATT TCCGACGAGCAGCGCAGAAGGCGTTGACCACCGCGTACATGTCGTTGACCGATGCCGGAGCCGGTACTCGGCGTGCGGCGGTATTGACGGGACTGGTGCGTTCCACCGCGAACCGCCGCCGTAAGGCCGCCGCGGCACCGAGTTCGGGTGTACCGCAACCGGTTTCAGATCCGGTGAACAAGCTCTCCGAGTTCGAGCGACGCGCGATCCTGGAGAAACTGGGCAGTGCCGGGTTCGTCGATCTGGCGCCGTTGCAGGTCTTCGCCCAGCTCCTGGACGAGGGCACCTACCTGTGTTCGGTGTCCACGATGTATCGGGTGTTAGGGGAAAACAAGCAGGTCAAGGAGCGGCGCCGGTTGGCGCGGCATCCGGCCAAGGTGTGTCCGGAGTTGGTCGCCACCGCACCGAGGCAGGTGTATTCGTGGGACATCACCAAGCTCGCCGGCCCGGTCAAGGGACAGTATTTCGATGCCTACGTGATGATCGACATCTACTCCCGTTACATCGTCGGGGTCCATGTTCACAATCATGAATCCGGTGTTCTGGCAACGGAATTGATGAAAGAGATCTTCGGGGTCCACGGGATTCCGCAGGTAGTGCACGCCGATCGGGGCACGTCGATGACGTCCAAATCGGTCGCCGCTCTGCTCGCCGATCTCGAGGTCACCCGCTCGCATTCACGGCCACGGGTATCCAATGACAACCCCTTTTCGGAGGCGCTGTTCAAGACTCTGAAATACGGTCCAGAGTTCCCCGAACGTTTCCGATCACTCACCGAGGCACGACAATTCATGGATTCCTTCGCCGGGTGGTACAACCACCAACACCGCCACACCGGCATCGGTTTACACACCCCCGCCGACGTTCACTACGGGCTGGCCACCGACAAGGCCGCCGCCCGCCAAGCCGTGCTCGCCCAGGCCCGCGCCCGCCACCCACACCGCTTCGGCACCACCACGGCACCGAAGATCCTTGACCTACCCGAGACCGTCTGGATCAACCGACCAGCCGACGACGCCACCCAGGAGGCCGACACGACAGCCGCTTAA